CTCTGtcaaaccaagaaaaaaaaaattcataataaataattataataaagaTTTcgtatttatataatttgttaaCAAGTTTGACACATGTATTTCTCTGCAGGTAATTACTGAGTTCTGCAAATCCATAGGAGCTGACGCGAAACAAAGGCAAGGACTGATTCGGCTGGCGAAGAAGAATGGAGAAAGGCTAGGGTTCCTGGCATGAGAAAGAAATCAGTAGAGCATGCATGCCTCCATTTTGTTGTCACCATTAGAAATTTATTGTTATAGTTAATTTCATACTTCATTCTCAAGGACTTCCAGATGCATATACTCGTCCAGCTGGGATTTACTGAACATCTTTCAGAATGTAAAATTTGTTGTCTGCTCCTCCATATCCATCTCCATCTCCCTCTCCATCtccatatattatatatgcagTTGTCATGATCATTCTCCAGTTTAGTTGCAATTAAAACTGAGGAATTCGCTTAAAATTCACTTAAAAAGTGATTACATGAGAATCTCTCTATATTTATTATACGGAGAAGCGTGTGGCCACAATTAAGTCATCATGCACTACTCCCCTATATAAACATAAATCCGTTACAAAAACATAGAGGAGTGCAAGCATGAATTCAGACCCCGAGTGCATGCAAATCTTTAATGGCTCATTGGCTACACAACGTCTATCTATAAAAGGCTTAAATAGACAAAGGCTTAAATAGACAGACATGGAGTTAGTCAAGTTGACTAGAGCAAATATGCTCCCTACTCGTATCCGAGTTCGAATCCCCCTCCCTGTAGTTTTAATTAGATTAAAGTAGGATATCGTTTGTATCAAAGAAGAGgcttaaatagaaaatatacaaaacaTGTAGATTTGAACCATTCGATTAGCAATTCAAGTAAATCACAAGTGTTTTACAAACTAAACTTACTTCTAAGTGTACTTTAGAAATATTCAATATTACAAACAAAACTTAGTTTATTAGTACctgataaaattttcaaaaaccgTAACATAAAGAACAAGATCATAGCACACTAGAGAAAAATAGGTTGACAAATGTTCCCTCTAGCTTTTCtctcaacaaaaaatttgtgaCGGTGTTCATAACTTTGGTAATGGAGAGCGAAGATCTCTGCAACAAAACAATTGAGGAATAATCAAACATTGTATCGAGGCTTTGCTGATCTTTCCCTTTTAGAATCGTCCTGCAATAAGAGAAGATGTGAGAAATAGAATATCAAAATCAAGTAACACTTTCAACCAAacattgaaaattaaaatcaaatagcACCGAGTAAAATTTACATGGAAGCTGTAGGTGATCTTATCAGTGACATCGATTATCTCCTTCCACTTCCTCCCAATGCCCATCTACATGACAAGATAAAAAATTCAGCCACTTGgtccaaatttcaaatttgcaaCAAAACATGGGACTACAAAACTGTAATGGTCACACTCTAACCAAAAAAGTGGAATATCAGTTGTGAGACTGTACAAGTAAAAATCAGAGTCGTATAATAAGAGAACTGGTATAAGCCGAGAACTGGCACATAAAGGAAGAGATGTGCCATAAATGCCAAACCCAACACAGTCGAGGAACATGCCATTAGGAAATACAGAAGCAGCTGCACTCAGGCAACTATAGAAAGTGGTACAAGAATCCTCCAGAACACCTTCATGCAAAAAGCTTGAGAGGGAAGCCAAAAGATACTTAAAGAATCGATAACCTTTGCCCAAAGGCTCCCTTCCCTTGAACAACTAACCCAAATCACATGGAtctatcattaaaaaaaaaaaaaaaaaaaaaaaacctcaattAATAAGGGATCCACCAATTCCTAGTGAGACAGAGGTCAAATAAGCACATAACATCACATTTATCTTGCTGTCGATACTATGTCTCAGCTGATTTATACAGCATAATTGGTTAGTGCTTTATGTGTTGAGATCCTTCATTAGATCGGTTGGGTTTATCTTGTCATTTTGTATAGCTCTCTTTCATGTAGGATTTATGCTCTGTTGAACGTATATGCCTGACTCCTAGGGGTAAGGTTCTATATATCAGCCTGGCCAGGTGTCATTtatcattcttttcttttttcataagGTCTACAGCTTATGGTCTCAACTTCAACCTCCCTctcattgctggagatccatTTCTTTCACAAACGGGTCTTGGAAAGCCTTTGTAAAGATCATAATATGACATTGATGAAGATTTTAGcagatttgattttcttaatgGGTGAGACTTCActgaaattatttaattgttcTTCTTCTACCCTTTTCTACTtatctttttctgttttaaaaaTCACAGCTACTATAAGTGTTTCGATCGTctaattttctctttattcttttttcttcaggGAACAAATATTTGAGGTTTTAACTTTCCTTTGGTTAAGCATTTTCATTTAAACAACGCGCACGAAGCACCCAGCAACAAACACCTCATATCAATATAACAAAGATTGTGGTGATGATTCGAATATGTTGGGGCTTTAACCCTAGTGCTGTTTAACAGCAGAGCAGATGAAGAATCATCAAAAGAGTAAAATAGATCAACCAAACCCACTAACTTAAAGTGTAATTTGAATCACACACCTGGGCAGCCTCGTTTGCAGCATTCCTAGTCCATAATGCAAGTTTGTCCTGCCTCTGGCGCACACTTGCTACCACCCCGCAAATCTCATCAGCCTCATCAAATTGCTCTCCAATCAGTGCCATCAACTATCCAATGAAATAAGAGCCCATATTATCAGAATTCAAATAAACCCTAATGTAACATGAATCAACCTAGTACTTAGTCCAATACACACAAAGTCATCTTCAGCCCACAGTGACCAAGATACATCAACCGTTCTCACTGATGAGCAGATGATGAGAGTAATACTCAATGTCCATATAGTTTGGCATGCTATGTTGCACTGTCAATCAAGACAGTTAAGTAGGTGAAATCAAATGAAATCAAATCTCAATGTATGCCTTCATTCAATGTCTGGCAACATAGCATGCCAGACTCTCATTCCTCTACATGTGTGCGTtaatataatgaaaaatgatGAGGAAAGCAACAACTCACGGTCTCTAGCCACATGGTATCAAGGCTGGCCTTACTCCTGCTGGTGACAGTCCACTTCCCTCCATTAGCACACTCAGGATCCTCCCATTTTGGTTCAACCCCAGCCCTGAACAAGTGGAAATCTGCATTTGGTGGAAACTTGCTTGGCTTGAATACCTGATCATACAGACTGCAAATACATTTCgcatctcaaattcaaattgagGGATTGGAATCAGATTAAAGTCCCGAACTTGAATCATACAACCAAGGTTTGTGGGtccaaaattacaaatttagaACAATCCTCTAGCATTTATGTTTTGCCAAATTAACGGAGAAagggaaaagagagaggagaaagagaaggagatAAGATAAGTGAGAGGTGAGAGATGAATAAAAAGTATAGAAAGGTTTTAAAACCTAAAACATAAAGCTTTAAATAGTTTTAtatctttaattttaaatCAATACATTCCTAATCATTCCTTCCTCACCTCTATCATATGTGTTCTCTCTTCCCTTTCCTCTCAGTCTCTTCACTCAAacttcaatttaaattaataacaTGAAACTATAACAggatggggaaaaaaaaaaaaaaaaaaaccaaaaacaaaaagaggctagaaaatcaaaagaCTAACTGGGTATCGTATTTGACCGGATCAACTAGAATTGTAAGCAAGACATTAAAGCAGGAAAAGATTAACCACAGGGAACAAGGTTAAGAACATTGGAGCTAGCACTTTGGGAACAAAAGCCCCATCAAGCAatgcataaattaaaaattcaaccATTTATTTTCCTCTAGATATTCTGGTaagttttctaatttttggaAACAAATTGACCTATATTCCAGTACATTACTTGGCTTAACAGAAAGTTTCACCAAAATTTCCCCAATCAGACAGAAGATAAGGGCATATCAGTTACCAATCAACAAACATGAAAGATCAGCACAAACCCACATCaccaaaaaaagtaaacaatCTGAAAACACAAAGCAAAAAACAATACAGGGAAGcataagaaaaccaaaaaacaaaaggggtGGAGATGGGGATTAGGTTTAGATTATGTTATGCATACCACCAGAATTCTTGAACGGTTTCGAAGGTGTAGGCCTTGCGAAGAGAGGAACCCCAAGCAGCACCTTGCTTGGGCTTGGATTGGTTATCGAACCAAAAGGTCCACTTCCTCTCCAACTTGTGGGGCCCACTGCTCGGCTGTATCTTTGCCTCGGCCGCCGCCGCCTCTAACCCACTATTTTCCTCAGCGTCTAATTGTGGTGGCGGAACTGCTACTGCTGCTACCTCTGTCGCCATTGTTGTCTTGTGGAAACCTTTTTGATTCGTCTGTATGTCTCTCGGGGTTGTGTTgtttggaagaaaaagaagaagaggaggagg
The window above is part of the Prunus dulcis chromosome 1, ALMONDv2, whole genome shotgun sequence genome. Proteins encoded here:
- the LOC117612387 gene encoding eukaryotic translation initiation factor → MATEVAAVAVPPPQLDAEENSGLEAAAAEAKIQPSSGPHKLERKWTFWFDNQSKPKQGAAWGSSLRKAYTFETVQEFWCLYDQVFKPSKFPPNADFHLFRAGVEPKWEDPECANGGKWTVTSRSKASLDTMWLETLMALIGEQFDEADEICGVVASVRQRQDKLALWTRNAANEAAQMGIGRKWKEIIDVTDKITYSFHDDSKRERSAKPRYNV